The following coding sequences are from one Paracholeplasma morum window:
- the mutS gene encoding DNA mismatch repair protein MutS, with protein MAKKETTYTPMMQQYLEIKKDYADAIVFFRLGDFYEMFFEDAIIASKTLEIALTGRDAGAEERVPMCGVPHHAVIPYAQKLIQNGFKIAIVEQVTEPGNGLVKREVVKLITPGMIMDEGILNARTFNYIGGIVRDEAHFNLAYADLSTGDLSVLLELGEDELIQEIVRLDLKEVVLESHENRLMAKLDKLVLLSSTDHILKHALNESLNPKAQKASGLLLNYLKETQRNDLEQFNEIKVLEKNSYLKLDSHSRLSLELTDTYSHHKGSTLIEVLDHCVTALGSRLIRKFMDEPSKEQNVIEKRFDVIEAMQSSMVSLHQLKEALKGVYDLRRITTRIATKNANGKDLAQLRQTLSRVPEIKHALSQFNHPLLDTYNDEIYDLNDLYTLLESAIEAEPPLTLKEGGLIKLGYDAYLDELKNASSDGKAWMVQFESKEKERTGIKNLKIGYNRVFGYYIEVTKGSLDLVKEEFGYQRKQTLSGAERFITEELKEKETFILSAGEKEVALEYELFLRIRDMVSKETKNLQILSDQIAFIDAMSNLALVSKKNRYVRPTFTNTRSVSIKNGRHPVVEQSIKGDFVQNDIVIDDKGILLITGPNMSGKSTYMRMFAQHVVMAQMGSFIPADSAELPLFDQIFTRIGASDDLSLGQSTFMVEMLETNDAIKHATDQSLLIFDEIGRGTATYDGMALAQAIIEYVHEKIKCITLFSTHYHELTVLETSLKRLKNIHVMAAEEKRTIVFLHKIKEGPTDKSYGINVAELAKLPKPLIRRAEEILNHLEKDKKQTALLNLFNFDEVDDLTYVSLKEETVLNELKDLNINELSPIEALLLLKKLQEDLK; from the coding sequence ATGGCTAAAAAAGAAACAACATACACTCCTATGATGCAACAGTATCTTGAAATTAAAAAGGACTACGCGGATGCGATAGTCTTTTTTAGATTAGGGGATTTTTATGAAATGTTTTTTGAAGATGCAATAATCGCTTCAAAGACATTAGAAATTGCGTTAACAGGTAGAGATGCAGGTGCAGAGGAACGAGTGCCAATGTGTGGTGTACCTCATCACGCTGTTATCCCATATGCACAAAAATTGATTCAAAACGGGTTTAAAATCGCGATAGTTGAACAAGTGACTGAACCAGGAAATGGTCTAGTAAAACGTGAAGTTGTCAAGTTGATTACACCAGGTATGATTATGGACGAAGGGATTTTGAATGCACGCACATTTAATTACATCGGAGGTATTGTTCGCGATGAAGCCCACTTTAACCTTGCATATGCAGACCTATCCACAGGGGATTTAAGTGTACTTCTTGAGTTAGGCGAAGACGAACTTATACAAGAAATTGTGCGTTTGGATCTAAAAGAAGTAGTCTTAGAATCCCATGAAAACCGCTTGATGGCCAAATTAGATAAACTCGTATTGCTTTCAAGCACCGATCATATTCTAAAACACGCACTTAATGAGTCTCTAAACCCAAAAGCCCAAAAAGCATCGGGTTTATTATTGAACTATTTAAAAGAAACACAAAGAAACGATTTAGAACAGTTTAACGAGATTAAAGTACTTGAGAAAAATTCTTATTTGAAACTAGATAGTCATTCTCGCTTAAGTTTGGAACTTACAGACACCTATAGTCATCACAAAGGTAGCACGCTAATTGAGGTCTTAGACCACTGTGTGACTGCGCTTGGTTCAAGACTTATAAGAAAGTTCATGGACGAACCAAGTAAAGAACAAAACGTCATCGAAAAAAGGTTTGATGTCATTGAAGCGATGCAGTCGTCAATGGTATCGTTACATCAACTTAAAGAAGCCTTAAAAGGCGTATATGACTTAAGAAGAATCACAACCAGAATAGCAACCAAAAATGCCAATGGTAAAGACCTGGCACAACTGAGACAAACTCTATCAAGGGTGCCAGAGATAAAACATGCCCTTTCACAGTTTAATCACCCACTACTAGATACCTATAATGATGAAATCTATGACTTAAATGACTTATATACTCTACTAGAGTCTGCCATCGAAGCTGAACCACCTCTAACTTTAAAAGAAGGTGGTCTAATTAAACTGGGCTATGACGCTTATTTAGATGAACTTAAGAATGCCAGCAGCGATGGTAAGGCATGGATGGTTCAATTTGAATCAAAAGAAAAAGAAAGAACAGGAATTAAAAATCTAAAAATAGGATATAACCGTGTATTTGGTTATTATATCGAAGTTACAAAAGGTAGCTTAGATTTAGTTAAAGAAGAATTTGGTTACCAAAGAAAACAAACCCTATCAGGGGCAGAACGATTCATTACGGAAGAGTTAAAAGAAAAAGAAACATTTATCTTAAGTGCTGGTGAAAAAGAAGTCGCGCTTGAGTATGAACTGTTTTTGAGAATTAGAGATATGGTTTCAAAAGAGACTAAGAATCTTCAAATATTATCAGACCAAATTGCATTTATTGATGCAATGTCAAATCTAGCCTTAGTTTCTAAGAAAAACAGGTATGTTAGACCTACATTTACGAATACCCGTAGTGTCTCTATCAAAAATGGTAGACACCCTGTTGTTGAACAATCGATTAAAGGCGATTTTGTCCAAAATGACATCGTGATTGATGATAAAGGGATTTTACTGATCACTGGTCCTAACATGAGTGGTAAATCTACTTATATGAGAATGTTTGCCCAACATGTTGTCATGGCTCAAATGGGATCATTCATTCCAGCAGACAGTGCAGAATTACCATTATTCGATCAAATCTTCACACGAATTGGAGCTTCTGATGACTTAAGTTTAGGTCAATCCACATTTATGGTTGAAATGCTCGAAACCAATGATGCCATTAAGCATGCGACTGATCAATCATTATTAATATTTGATGAAATTGGTCGAGGAACTGCCACATACGATGGTATGGCCTTGGCTCAAGCAATCATCGAATATGTCCATGAAAAAATCAAGTGCATTACGTTGTTTTCAACACATTATCATGAACTTACCGTTTTAGAGACCTCTCTTAAACGTTTAAAAAACATTCACGTTATGGCAGCTGAAGAAAAAAGAACCATTGTTTTCTTACACAAAATCAAAGAAGGTCCAACTGATAAATCGTATGGGATTAATGTTGCTGAACTTGCAAAACTTCCGAAACCTCTCATTAGAAGAGCAGAAGAGATTCTTAATCATTTGGAAAAAGACAAAAAACAAACTGCGCTGCTTAACTTATTCAATTTCGATGAAGTCGATGACTTAACTTATGTTTCTTTGAAAGAAGAAACCGTTCTAAATGAGCTTAAAGATCTAAATATCAATGAACTTAGTCCAATTGAAGCACTGTTACTATTGAAGAAGCTTC
- a CDS encoding YlbF family regulator, translated as MNRKDELIKLVSEIEEIKTYQKFEQAINSNKDLKKRFAELKSIQKQLVNAKAIQKSNAIKQFEDTYSELRNEFESEPLIETYLDLQNEINQLLIEVKEIIETEINKALSNDIFKSEN; from the coding sequence TTGAATAGAAAAGATGAACTAATAAAACTAGTAAGTGAGATTGAAGAGATTAAAACTTACCAAAAATTTGAACAAGCAATTAACTCAAACAAGGACTTGAAAAAACGTTTTGCCGAACTAAAATCAATTCAAAAACAACTGGTAAACGCGAAGGCAATCCAAAAATCAAATGCCATCAAACAGTTTGAAGATACATACAGTGAGTTAAGAAATGAATTCGAATCAGAACCTTTGATTGAGACGTATTTAGATTTACAAAATGAGATTAATCAACTTTTAATTGAAGTAAAAGAGATTATAGAAACCGAGATAAATAAGGCATTATCAAATGATATTTTCAAAAGCGAAAACTAG